A section of the Candidatus Methylomirabilota bacterium genome encodes:
- a CDS encoding efflux RND transporter periplasmic adaptor subunit, with translation MMRRIVSVALVAAVVGGGVWAYLYTQSIGNAPKYRLAKVERGALTAAVSATGNLNAVITVQVGSQVSGQIKELLADFNSVVKKGQVVARIDPDIFLAKVNQAKADLDSAKATVMNQQAQVERSRADVENARAAYAEAKAQTAKALVAVGDTKRDLERKTELFTRQLIAKSDLDSSQAAHDSAVAQLDSAKAHEQALASGIQSAIAQLRVTEAMLASARAQVEQKEAALKQAQLDLDHATIYAPVDGVVVSRQVDVGQTVAASLQAPILFTIAQDLTKMQVETSVDEADIGRIRADDRATFSVDAFPGETFVGTVTQIRKAPQIIQNVVTYTVIVAVDNPAGRLLPGMTANVKLVTAQKPSALKVPNAALRFRPAGTDAVVGAPPGGGGSAGGAPPSLEQIRERLVKALNLTEDQQRKLDPILSDGRQQLAALQGLPEPDRRAKAQKIREASRVRIREILTDEQKHRYDEMAGAPGGEGGRAGLTGRVWVLGPDGKPTAVGLTLGLSDGAATEVLRGELREGQEVIVGLAGGPGRTPQQSGPRLRL, from the coding sequence ATGATGCGACGCATTGTCTCGGTGGCCCTCGTGGCGGCGGTGGTGGGCGGGGGGGTCTGGGCTTACCTCTACACCCAGAGCATCGGCAACGCGCCGAAGTACCGGCTCGCCAAGGTCGAGCGCGGCGCCCTGACCGCGGCCGTCTCGGCCACGGGCAACCTGAACGCCGTCATCACGGTCCAGGTCGGCAGCCAGGTCTCGGGTCAGATCAAGGAGCTCCTCGCCGACTTCAACTCGGTCGTCAAGAAGGGCCAGGTCGTGGCGCGGATCGACCCCGACATCTTCCTGGCGAAGGTCAACCAGGCGAAGGCCGACCTCGACTCCGCCAAGGCCACGGTGATGAACCAGCAGGCCCAGGTCGAGCGCTCGCGCGCCGACGTCGAGAACGCGCGGGCGGCCTACGCCGAGGCCAAGGCGCAGACGGCGAAGGCCCTGGTCGCCGTCGGCGACACCAAGCGCGACCTCGAGCGGAAGACCGAGCTCTTCACGCGCCAGCTCATCGCCAAGAGCGACCTCGACTCCTCCCAGGCCGCGCACGACTCCGCCGTGGCCCAGCTCGATTCGGCGAAGGCGCACGAGCAGGCGCTCGCCTCCGGCATCCAGTCCGCGATCGCCCAGCTCCGCGTCACGGAGGCCATGCTCGCGTCGGCGCGAGCCCAGGTGGAGCAGAAGGAGGCGGCCCTCAAGCAGGCCCAGCTCGATCTCGACCACGCCACGATCTACGCGCCCGTGGACGGCGTCGTGGTCTCCCGCCAGGTGGACGTCGGCCAGACCGTCGCGGCGAGCCTCCAGGCGCCGATCCTGTTCACGATCGCCCAGGACCTCACGAAGATGCAGGTCGAGACGAGCGTGGACGAGGCGGACATCGGCCGCATCCGGGCGGACGACCGCGCGACGTTCTCGGTGGACGCGTTCCCAGGCGAGACGTTCGTCGGCACCGTCACGCAGATCCGGAAGGCCCCGCAGATCATCCAGAACGTCGTCACCTACACCGTGATCGTCGCGGTCGACAATCCCGCGGGCCGGCTCCTGCCCGGCATGACCGCGAACGTGAAGCTCGTGACGGCGCAGAAGCCGAGCGCCCTGAAGGTGCCGAACGCCGCCCTTCGCTTCCGGCCGGCCGGCACCGACGCGGTCGTCGGGGCGCCCCCGGGAGGCGGGGGGTCGGCGGGCGGCGCGCCGCCGTCGCTGGAGCAGATCCGCGAGCGTCTCGTGAAAGCGCTGAACCTCACGGAAGATCAGCAGCGGAAGCTCGACCCGATCCTCAGCGACGGCCGCCAGCAGCTCGCAGCGCTCCAGGGCCTGCCCGAGCCGGACCGCCGCGCGAAGGCCCAGAAGATCCGCGAGGCGTCGCGCGTGCGCATCCGCGAGATCCTCACCGACGAGCAGAAACATCGCTACGACGAGATGGCGGGGGCGCCGGGCGGCGAGGGCGGCCGCGCCGGCCTCACCGGGCGCGTCTGGGTCCTCGGCCCCGACGGCAAGCCGACCGCGGTCGGCCTGACGCTCGGCCTCAGCGACGGCGCCGCGACCGAAGTCCTGCGCGGCGAGCTCCGGGAGGGCCAGGAGGTGATCGTCGGCCTCGCGGGCGGCCCCGGCCGCACCCCGCAGCAGAGCGGGCCGCGCCTCAGGCTCTGA
- a CDS encoding ABC transporter ATP-binding protein: MAAPIITTEGLSKDYHLGPHTVHALRGVSVTIERGEFVAVMGPSGSGKSTFMNLLGCLDTSTAGRYVLDGEDVAGLSADTLARIRNAKIGFVFQMFNLLPRTSALENVELPLLYAGLPARERRARARARLEAVGLGEREGHHPSQLSGGQQQRVAIARALVNDPAMILADEPTGNLDTRTSVEVLALMQRLNREGLTIVLVTHEPDIATYASRHLVFRDGRLRSDERLTAPVDAAAALASLPPDEEAA; encoded by the coding sequence GTGGCGGCGCCGATCATCACCACCGAGGGCCTGAGCAAGGACTACCACCTCGGCCCGCACACGGTCCACGCACTCCGCGGCGTCTCGGTCACGATCGAGCGCGGCGAGTTCGTCGCGGTCATGGGTCCCTCGGGCTCCGGCAAGTCCACCTTCATGAACCTCCTCGGCTGCCTCGACACGTCGACCGCGGGCCGCTACGTGCTCGACGGCGAGGACGTCGCGGGCCTCTCGGCCGACACGCTCGCCCGGATCCGCAACGCCAAGATCGGCTTCGTGTTCCAGATGTTCAACCTGCTGCCGCGGACGAGCGCGCTCGAGAACGTCGAGCTTCCGCTGCTCTACGCCGGCCTGCCGGCGCGCGAGCGGCGCGCGCGGGCACGGGCCCGCCTCGAGGCCGTGGGCCTCGGCGAGCGCGAGGGCCACCACCCGAGCCAGCTCTCCGGCGGCCAGCAGCAGCGCGTCGCGATCGCGCGCGCCCTCGTCAACGACCCGGCGATGATCCTCGCCGACGAGCCCACGGGCAACCTCGACACGCGCACGAGCGTCGAGGTGCTGGCGCTCATGCAGAGGCTCAACCGCGAGGGGCTCACGATCGTGCTCGTCACCCACGAGCCCGACATCGCCACGTACGCGAGCCGTCACCTCGTCTTCCGCGACGGACGGCTCCGGAGCGACGAGCGCCTGACGGCGCCCGTCGACGCCGCGGCCGCCCTCGCCAGCCTGCCGCCCGACGAGGAGGCGGCGTGA
- a CDS encoding ABC transporter permease, whose amino-acid sequence MSVWQSVRIAGRALRVNKLRSALTMLGIIIGVSAVIAMVGVGAGAQARVAEQIQSLGSNLIIVLSGSTTSSGVRLGTGSQLTITEDDAIAIAREVPAVQVAAPSVRGGAQVVFGNLNWSTAIQGVTPDYFEAREWPIIDGRPILPEDLEGATKVALLGQTTALNLFGESEPLGQIIRIKKVPFTVIGLLARKGQNSWGQDQDDIILIPLSTAKKKVLGASQANPRSVGAISIKIRPGEDMAEAEEQIRALLRQRHRLQAFQDDDFWLRNLSEILQTQEESSRVMTYLLGAIASVSLLVGGIGIMNIMLVSVTERTREIGLRMAVGARRRHILLQFLIEAVTLSLIGGTVGIALGVSGSELISYFAEWRTLVAPEAIVLAFGFAASIGIFFGFYPARKASRLDPIEALRYE is encoded by the coding sequence GTGAGCGTCTGGCAGAGCGTCCGCATCGCGGGCCGCGCGCTCCGGGTCAACAAGCTCCGGAGCGCCCTCACGATGCTCGGCATCATCATCGGCGTCAGCGCCGTGATCGCGATGGTCGGCGTGGGCGCGGGCGCCCAGGCGCGCGTCGCCGAGCAGATCCAGAGCCTCGGGTCGAACCTCATCATCGTCCTCTCGGGCAGCACAACCTCGAGCGGCGTCAGGCTCGGAACCGGCAGCCAGCTCACGATCACCGAGGACGACGCCATCGCGATCGCGCGCGAGGTCCCGGCCGTGCAGGTCGCCGCGCCGTCCGTCCGCGGCGGCGCTCAGGTCGTCTTCGGCAACCTCAACTGGTCCACGGCGATCCAGGGCGTGACACCCGACTACTTCGAGGCCCGCGAGTGGCCGATCATCGACGGGCGCCCGATCCTCCCGGAGGACCTGGAGGGTGCCACCAAGGTCGCCCTCCTCGGTCAGACGACGGCGCTCAACCTCTTCGGGGAGTCCGAGCCGCTCGGCCAGATCATCCGGATCAAGAAGGTGCCGTTCACGGTGATCGGCCTGCTCGCGCGCAAGGGCCAGAACTCGTGGGGCCAGGACCAGGACGACATCATCCTGATCCCGCTCTCGACGGCGAAGAAGAAGGTCCTCGGCGCGAGCCAGGCCAACCCGCGCTCCGTCGGCGCGATCTCCATCAAGATCCGCCCGGGCGAGGACATGGCGGAGGCGGAGGAGCAGATCCGCGCGCTGCTGCGCCAGCGCCACCGCCTCCAAGCCTTCCAGGACGACGACTTCTGGCTCCGGAACCTGTCCGAGATCCTCCAGACCCAGGAGGAGTCCTCGCGCGTGATGACCTATCTGCTCGGCGCCATCGCCTCGGTCTCGCTGCTCGTCGGCGGGATCGGGATCATGAACATCATGCTCGTGTCGGTCACCGAGCGGACGCGCGAGATCGGCCTGCGCATGGCGGTCGGCGCGCGCCGGCGCCACATCCTGCTCCAGTTCCTGATCGAGGCGGTGACGCTCTCGCTGATCGGCGGGACCGTCGGGATCGCGCTCGGCGTCAGCGGCTCGGAGTTGATCAGCTACTTCGCCGAGTGGCGGACGCTCGTCGCGCCCGAGGCGATCGTGCTCGCCTTCGGCTTCGCCGCCAGCATCGGCATCTTCTTCGGCTTCTACCCCGCCCGCAAGGCCTCGCGCCTGGATCCGATCGAAGCTCTCCGCTACGAGTAG